A stretch of Procambarus clarkii isolate CNS0578487 chromosome 20, FALCON_Pclarkii_2.0, whole genome shotgun sequence DNA encodes these proteins:
- the LOC123747672 gene encoding uncharacterized protein: MNVASHEPDVGFTPPFMDGASHEPDVGFTPPFMDGASHEPDVGFTPPLMDGASHEPDVGFTPFMDGASHEPDVGFTPPLMDGASHEPDVGFTPLMDGASHEPDVGFTPPLMDGASHEPDVGFTPPIMNVASHEPDVGFTPLMDVASHEPDVGFTPPLMNVASHEPDVGFTPPIMNVASHEPDVGFTPPFMDGASHEPDVGFTPPLMDGASHEPDVGFTPPIMNVASHEPDVGFTPPIMNVASHEPDVGFTPPLMNVASHEPDVGFTPPFMDGASHEPDVGFTPPLMNVASHEPDVGFTPPLMNVASHEPNVGFTPPLMNVASHEPDVGFTPPFMDVASHEPDVGFTPPLMDGASHEPDVGFTPPLMDGASHEPDVGFTPSPLNVTNHKQPRSQPTRSPQGNG, translated from the coding sequence ATGAACGTCGCCAGCCACGAGCCAGATGTTGGATTCACTCCTCCTTTCATGGACGGCGCCAGCCACGAGCCAGATGTTGGATTCACTCCTCCTTTCATGGACGGCGCCAGCCACGAGCCAGATGTTGGATTCACTCCTCCTCTCATGGACGGCGCCAGCCACGAGCCAGATGTTGGATTCACTCCTTTCATGGACGGCGCCAGCCACGAGCCAGATGTTGGATTCACTCCTCCTCTCATGGACGGCGCCAGCCACGAGCCAGATGTTGGATTCACTCCTCTCATGGACGGCGCCAGCCACGAGCCAGATGTTGGATTCACTCCTCCTCTCATGGACGGCGCCAGCCACGAGCCAGATGTTGGATTCACTCCTCCTATCATGAACGTCGCCAGCCACGAGCCAGATGTTGGATTCACTCCTCTCATGGACGTCGCCAGCCACGAGCCAGATGTTGGATTCACTCCTCCTCTCATGAACGTCGCCAGCCACGAGCCAGATGTTGGATTCACTCCTCCTATCATGAACGTCGCCAGCCACGAGCCAGATGTTGGATTCACTCCTCCTTTCATGGACGGCGCCAGCCACGAGCCAGATGTTGGATTCACTCCTCCTCTCATGGACGGCGCCAGCCACGAGCCAGATGTTGGATTCACTCCTCCTATCATGAACGTCGCCAGCCACGAGCCAGATGTTGGATTCACTCCTCCTATCATGAACGTCGCCAGCCACGAGCCAGATGTTGGATTCACTCCTCCTCTCATGAACGTCGCCAGCCACGAGCCAGATGTTGGATTCACTCCTCCTTTCATGGACGGCGCCAGCCACGAGCCAGATGTTGGATTCACTCCTCCTCTCATGAACGTCGCCAGCCACGAGCCAGATGTTGGATTCACTCCTCCTCTCATGAACGTCGCCAGCCACGAGCCAAATGTTGGATTCACTCCTCCTCTCATGAACGTCGCCAGCCACGAGCCAGATGTTGGATTCACTCCTCCTTTCATGGACGTCGCCAGCCACGAGCCAGATGTTGGATTCACTCCTCCTCTCATGGACGGCGCCAGCCACGAGCCAGATGTTGGATTCACTCCTCCTCTCATGGACGGCGCCAGCCACGAGCCAGATGTTGGAttcactccctctcccttgaACGTCACCAACCACAAGCAACCTCGTTCACAGCCAACACGATCACCTCAGGGAAACGGTTAA